The DNA sequence GGTATTCAGTATTTCTTCGAGGATCAGCTCTCCTCTTCTGAGTTGTCCTTAATATGTATGCCAAAACAGAAATTCAGTATGCTTTCACAATTGCCCTAAATGTAATAGTGAGTAGGAAATATAGCTTAGCAGACCTAGGCCCTTATATAAAATTAAGTGAAGCAAACTCATTCAAGCACTTAGCAACTACTCAGACCACTCATCGAAAACAGAATATTACAGAAGTATTAAGCATATATAACTTCAAGAGGAGGATAGAACAGATGTCAAATATACCTCTTCAGGAGTTGGAGCATTATTACGAAAAATAGAAGtgacgatgaagaagaggaatgaTGATATCATGGAGAATGATATGACTGGATGATAATATGAATATCCCCACTACATTAAACAGAGTTGCACAAAGTCTTCAATATGCCATACTATACAGAGGTTAGCATGACACAAAAATCTTGAACGTGAAATCAAATGAGACTTTTGGATCATTTCTGCTGTTCCACTATTTCAATTCGGTGAAAACCTTCAGCTGTTGACTAAATTACACAAACTATCAGGTAATTTCTTCAGCCTCTTACAATTCTTAGCATCAAGATGCTGCAAGCTGATCATCTTTCCCATGGCCTCGGGTAACTTTTCAACATCAGTAAAACCAACTCGCAAGGTTTGCAAATTGACTAAATTACCCAAACTATCAGGTAATTTCTGCAGCCACTTGTTTTCGGATAAATCCAAATACCTCAAGTGCACCAACACGCCAACCTCGTCCGGAACTTCGCTGATTAAGTTGTGACTCAAATTCAACGTCCTCACGCATTTTAATTGTAAAATCCACTCTCGGCTGAGACTTGAAATTGCACAATTAAATGTTGTAATGGTCCGCAGACGTTGGCAGTGGTCAATAGAAAAGGGAGAAGGATAGATTGTAAACATTATGGTCAAATGACGGAGCTTATTGGGCAATTTTACTCTCGCCTCACCACCTTTGCCCTCCACAATTAAGTATTCATTCTTGGTTAAAAATTGGAGAAAGTCATGCACAATATCATGCATTTGGCACTGTTTAATATCTCCAAATTTATCTTTCTTGAAATTCTGGAAGAAAGATCGCATTACTAAGTTATTGAAATATGATTCTCCAATGTCTATCATTGTCTTTTCTTTGTTCCCAACTGAACCAAGAAAACCTTGCGACATCCACAACTTAATCAAaacttctttgttaattatactgTCCTTTGGAAAAATAACACAATATAAGAGACAACGCTTGATCATTGGAGTTAAATCATAAAAATTTAGTAATAGCGGTTGGAAAACTTGTTGCTCCACTATGTCTAACTCCCATATCTTACTACTCAAAACATCTTGCCattctctctttgttttcttacaAAGCATGAGGCCACCTAAAGTCTTAGCAATAAGAGGGAACCCTTTGCACTTGTTTACAATGTCCCTACCAATAGGTTCTAAATTTCGACACTCATCTTGGTTACTATTGGCAAAGGCAATTCCAGCAAACAATGACCAACAATTTTCATCACTCAACACCTTCAAATTGATAGTGTTATCGGGTGCTCCCATCATCCTAGCTACTTCTTCTTTTCGTGTAGTGACAATTATTTTACTACCTACAGCATCTTTCTGCTGTAAATGTAGCTTCAAGTTTGCCCACTTCATATAGTCTTGGTTCCACACATCATCTAAGACGAGGAGAAACTTTTTCCCCTCAATAGACTTCTGCAGACATTCGAAGAAAGCGTCTAGGTCACTCGAAATGGAATTGACATTTCCACCGAGGCGTGCAAGGATGGTTTTGGCTATGTTGAGCTCATCAAATGGGTCTGAGACACAAACCCATATTCTATCTTTGAAATTTTCCTGGACTCTTTTATCATTATATGCCAGTTGGGAAAGGGTTGTTTTACCGATTCCGCCCATCCCTACAATAGGGATGACAAGGGGGCTCTGCCCTTTAGGATTACTCTCACTCAACAACTTGCGCACCAATAATTCCTTTTCATCTACCCGACCAAATGTTTGATCAACAAAAGAAGTAGTCTTTTGTCGCTCAATATGTTCAGTAGCACTTTTCGTGTACTGAAAGTTAAAATCTTGCCTCCTCCTAGCAATTGTTGCTAACTTTTCATTGAGATCTTTAATCTTTATAGCAATGCCGTGACGAAAAATAACTCGACCAACTTGGCCATAACAAAAGGAAGCAGTAGGGATGCATAGACATACCTTCTTCTTAGTCGTATCAAGAGCATTTCCAGCTTCTTTCTCTTGTTTCTCAATTTGTAGCCTCAGAATTTCAGTGTTCCAATCATCCAACACGTCCTCCATCTCGTTGGACACGTCCTTTAAATCATCCAGCCATAGCTTAACGGTAGCCTCCTTCACTTGCCTCTCCTCTGCATCTTTGAGCACGACTTCTATAGCTTGGAAATTGTGGGTGAGATTTGCAACTTCTTTCTTAACATCAACTACCAATTTCACTTGTTGTTGTACCTGTTGAATGGTGATTGAAGCCAACTGTTCTaggagaacggaaatgagtgcTTCAGCCAAAATGAGTGCTTCAGCCATCAGAAATTGATCAACTTGTAGTGGAAAGAAGGGGAGACCGATCAAAGTAGCTAAGAATAAGGTGTGTCAATACATATATGTACATACCATGATACCATTAGATGTTGATTATGGGCCTATGCGGCCGCCAGACTTGACTTTGTACATAGGTGATAAGGTCCACCGACATCCACATGTTGTGATGGGCGACATCCACATGTTGTGATGGGCCTATGCTGCCGCCAGACTTGACTTTGTACATAGGTGATAAGCTCCACTGACATCCACGTGATGAGGGGGCCGAAGGGGCAAGACTTTACTttggcttagtttgggattgctgtgctgtgagaggaagcattttcgaacttgctgtgagaggaaacacttccgaacttgctgtgagaagaagcagctgaggtgtttggtaaactgttttgaaaagtgttgtgagaacgaaaagcaatttctagatgtttggtaagttgcaaggcaaaagtgGTTTGGCTgtgtataattaccaaaatgggcatacatagtaagatatgctactaaaatacataattctgttttttgattatgtaaccataccaaatgaaaaaatttctcatatatTATTCTTCTACCCTTGGTTGGACCGAATAAAttaaacccttcaatatgcatattacgttttactattacacaaaacaagtatagaatatttggattaatttcccgaccatagttcaacgggaaccattacacaaaataaattaaaatcgcttgaaatttgcaactaaatggAACTAGTAGAagcattcattagactttgtgcaattgtatttcttaacacctccatttcttATCTTCCCAGACCATCTCCATCATGTTCATTATCCTCCATATCTTCACTAGTCTCTTCACTTATGTAATTTCCACTACGATGTTCGTAGGTTTTCATAACATCGatcggttttcttttcttcatcgatgacaATACTTATACTGGACATCGATCTCTATCTAAAACACGATGTGCACTAGTTTGTGGCACATCGATTCCAACATTGTAATTCAATCTTCTGTAGTTAATGGGACatcaattttcattttggaattgATGTATTCCTCTTAgtggacatcagtttttatggttaAGTTTGGGCAAACTATTGCAAAATAAAAACCTCTTGATTGTCAGTGTACAACATGTAAGGGAATACCACACTGATGAAGCACACTTCAATTCCATAGGTGTTTTATAAAAACATATCTGAGACATTGTTAAACGAGGTACAATCAGACAACAAACATGCCAGACAGAAATTATACATTCACCGAAATCTTACAACTACACAGGAAATATCGTCCGAGCTCTTCTTATTGACTGGCTCTTCAGTAAGGTGCTTTGCTGCTGCCCGAGAATCCTTTATATTTTTTATGGCATCCACAACTTCTTGGTT is a window from the Rosa chinensis cultivar Old Blush chromosome 2, RchiOBHm-V2, whole genome shotgun sequence genome containing:
- the LOC121051707 gene encoding putative disease resistance protein RGA3, with the protein product MAEALILAEALISVLLEQLASITIQQVQQQVKLVVDVKKEVANLTHNFQAIEVVLKDAEERQVKEATVKLWLDDLKDVSNEMEDVLDDWNTEILRLQIEKQEKEAGNALDTTKKKVCLCIPTASFCYGQVGRVIFRHGIAIKIKDLNEKLATIARRRQDFNFQYTKSATEHIERQKTTSFVDQTFGRVDEKELLVRKLLSESNPKGQSPLVIPIVGMGGIGKTTLSQLAYNDKRVQENFKDRIWVCVSDPFDELNIAKTILARLGGNVNSISSDLDAFFECLQKSIEGKKFLLVLDDVWNQDYMKWANLKLHLQQKDAVGSKIIVTTRKEEVARMMGAPDNTINLKVLSDENCWSLFAGIAFANSNQDECRNLEPIGRDIVNKCKGFPLIAKTLGGLMLCKKTKREWQDVLSSKIWELDIVEQQVFQPLLLNFYDLTPMIKRCLLYCVIFPKDSIINKEVLIKLWMSQGFLGSVGNKEKTMIDIGESYFNNLVMRSFFQNFKKDKFGDIKQCQMHDIVHDFLQFLTKNEYLIVEGKGGEARPRVDFTIKMREDVEFESQLNQRSSGRGWRVGALEVFGFIRKQVAAEIT